A DNA window from Helianthus annuus cultivar XRQ/B chromosome 15, HanXRQr2.0-SUNRISE, whole genome shotgun sequence contains the following coding sequences:
- the LOC110909974 gene encoding protein S-acyltransferase 18, whose protein sequence is MKRRHGWQRPLHPLQIVGMSIYGVLVVAFYTFLGLLVGSRVAVIVVTSIFSFTALAVMFLFVRCTAINPTDKTNSRKKRKKKENSSKQLNYGSILGHIIMSFFTRIERKILKRFTRQKYLYPLTTTAQMEPLLPFPLVIKDDSVSPGPLQDDISFCVLCDSQVKKHSKHCRTCNRCVEGFDHHCRWLNNCVGKKNYRTFILLLIFVLLMLMIEGGTAVAIFVRCFTDAKGLNRELVDKLHFHFPRGLLAAICVLLVLVTAYGSAALGQLFFFHVVLIRKGMRTYDYIMAMKEENELLEQELSEEEDSDYSSDESIEFDSPEKTRFRICRERIPETQQTLSVRIDKEPESTKKPGGFRASISPWKLIKMSRETAQLAADKARERFMRQKTINEHDEDDDESLKPLPLETKNGPSLKTSNMDNNKGTGVTPLVVKGMLSSPRRRFSVSPSSSKQKYKNNFDLKLTEVSRELDTYISRQVLCSVIKKDEPSPR, encoded by the exons ATGAAGCGGAGACATGGATGGCAACGGCCACTACATCCTCTACAG ATAGTTGGAATGTCGATTTATGGTGTTTTAGTTGTGGCGTTTTATACGTTTCTAGGGCTTTTAGTTGGTAGCAGAGTTGCTGTGATTGTTGTCACCTCGATCTTCTCTTTTACG gcACTTGCAGTCATGTTTCTGTTTGTTCGGTGCACTGCAATTAATCCGACTGATAAAACCAACTccagaaagaagaggaagaagaaggaaaacagtTCAAAGCAGCTTAATTATGGTTCTATATTAGGTCACATTATTATGAGTTTTTTCACTAGGATTGAAcgcaagattctcaagagattcACAAGGCAAAAGTACCTCTATCCTTTGACTACCACAGCGCAAATGGAACCTTTGCTTCCGTTCCCGCTTGTCATCAAGGATGATTCAGTTTCACCGGGCCCGCTACAAGATGATATCTCATTTTGTGTCCTCTGTGATTCTCAG GTTAAAAAGCATAGCAAGCACTGCAGGACCTGCAATCGTTGTGTTGAAGGGTTTGATCACCACTGCAGG TGGTTAAACAATTGTGTTGGGAAAAAGAACTATCGGACGTTTATTCTTCTCCTAATCTTTGTCTTGTTAATG CTTATGATAGAAGGAGGGACTGCGGTTGCCATATTTGTTAGGTGCTTTACGGATGCAAAAGGATTAAACAGGGAGCTTGTAGATAAACTCCATTTTCATTTTCCAAGAGGACTTCTTGCAGCCATTTGT GTTTTGCTGGTTCTAGTGACCGCTTACGGTTCAGCAGCTCTAGGGCAACTTTTTTTCTTTCATGTTGTTCTCATCCGAAAG GGAATGAGAACTTATGATTACATTATGGCAATGAAGGAAGAAAATGAGTTACTAGAACAAGAATTATCCGAAGAAGAAGATTCGGATTATTCTTCAGACGAAAGCATAGAGTTCGATTCCCCTGAAAAAACAAGATTCAGAATATGCAGAGAGAGAATACCAGAG aCCCAACAAACACTTTCTGTAAGAATCGATAAAGAACCCGAATCAACAAAGAAACCCGGGGGTTTTCGCGCAAGTATAAGTCCATGGAAGCTTATCAAAATGAGCCGTGAAACGGCTCAATTAGCTGCCGACAAAGCCCGTGAAAGGTTCATGAGACAAAAAACAATCAATGAACACgacgaagatgatgatgagtcGCTTAAACCGCTACCACTGGAGACAAAAAATGGTCCATCATTAAAGACATCAAACATGGATAACAACAAAGGTACTGGTGTTACTCCACTTGTTGTAAAAGGAATGCTTTCAAGTCCGAGAAGACGGTTTTCGGTTTCTCCATCATCGTCAAAACAGAAGTACAAGAATAATTTTGATCTTAAGTTAACAGAGGTTTCGAGAGAGCTTGATACGTATATTTCAAGGCAGGTTTTGTGTTCTGTTATTAAGAAGGATGAACCGTCTCCGAGATAA